Part of the Stackebrandtia endophytica genome is shown below.
CGGCGTTGACCTGGCGTATCGGCATCAGTCGCCGCACGGTCTCCAGCGTGGAGTGCGTGATCGGGCTGTCCCGTTCGGCGAGGTCCTCCAGGGTCGCGGCCTCGTCGATGGAGAATCCGCCCACTCGAGTGCGACGCAGCGAGGTCAGATGGCCGCCCACGTCAAGGGCGTCGCCGAGATCACGTGCGATTGCCCGCACATAGGTGCCGGAGGAACAGTCGAGGCTGACATCGATGTCGAGGTGGTCGTTGCGGCGAACGGCGGTGACGTCCAGGCGGGAGATCGTGACCTCGCGGGGCGGCAGTGCGACATCCTCACCGTCACGCACCCGTTTGTAGGCGCGCTTGCCGTCGATCTTGACGGCGCTGACCGCACTGGGAACCTGTTGGATGACACCGTGCATCGTCGACAGGCTCTGCGCGATCTGGGCGTCGGTGATCGAGGAGGTGTCGCGGGTGCGCGTGACCTCGCCTTCGGCGTCGTCGGTGATCGTGGCCTCACCCAACCGGATCGTGGCGTCATAGCTCTTGTCGCAGCCGGATACGAAGGTCAACAGCCGGGTGATTCGACCGACGGCGAGGACGAGGACTCCGGTCGCCATCGGATCGAGGGTTCCACCGTGGCCAACCTTTCGGGTTCGGGCCAGTCGACGCATACGTGCGACGACGTCATGGGAGGTCAACTGTCCGGGCTTGTCGACGATCACGAATCCGGTCACGGTGTCAGTCACGTTGACCGATTTTCGCAGGCGGCGCGGGATGGGGCGTCGGCCGGGTCGGGCATCCGCTCGGCGATCACGCGAGCCCGTCGGGTGAGCACCGCGTCGGGGTCCATGCGCAGACTGGCGATGGCGACCATCGCCGACAGGGCGACGTCGGCGAGTTCGTCGGCGACGTCGTCGCGTGTGTGGGTGACCCCTTTGCGGGGATTGCCTCCCCGGGCGCCGATCCAGGCGGCGGCAGCCTCACCGGCTTCCTCGGTCAGTTTGAGGATGCGCATGGTGATCTCGTGTTCATCGGTCCCGTTGGCTCGGTCGAGCCAGTCGGTGAAGCTGTCCACCGTGGTCCAGATCGTGTCGGTCACCCGCTGATCCTAGAGGTCGTCCACCGAATCGCCGTCGGTGGTGGAA
Proteins encoded:
- a CDS encoding MazG-like family protein; translated protein: MTDTIWTTVDSFTDWLDRANGTDEHEITMRILKLTEEAGEAAAAWIGARGGNPRKGVTHTRDDVADELADVALSAMVAIASLRMDPDAVLTRRARVIAERMPDPADAPSRAACENRST
- the truB gene encoding tRNA pseudouridine(55) synthase TruB, coding for MTDTVTGFVIVDKPGQLTSHDVVARMRRLARTRKVGHGGTLDPMATGVLVLAVGRITRLLTFVSGCDKSYDATIRLGEATITDDAEGEVTRTRDTSSITDAQIAQSLSTMHGVIQQVPSAVSAVKIDGKRAYKRVRDGEDVALPPREVTISRLDVTAVRRNDHLDIDVSLDCSSGTYVRAIARDLGDALDVGGHLTSLRRTRVGGFSIDEAATLEDLAERDSPITHSTLETVRRLMPIRQVNAEEAAVVGHGGRLPAVDLAPRYAVVGPDETVLAVMSEQGPIARPEVVLVSS